AAAGGATTCAGCTATGCTGTGCTCAGCAAGGATGTGAACAACACGCTGATAGACGGGAAACACCATTTTTAACCGGAATTACAAATTATGAATTACGAATTACGAATGAAACCGTAATTCGTAATTCGTAATTCGCAATTCGTAATTGTCATGACATGTCTTTTGTCCTCGAAATATGCGCGGCCTCTGTTGCTTCCTGCATCGCAGCCGAAGAAGGAGGCGCCAGCCGCATTGAACTGTGCGATAACCTGCTGGAAGGCGGCACCACCCCCAGTTACGCTACCATCGCGGTGGCCCGCGAAAAAGTAAAAATAGACCTCTATCCCATCATACGCCCCAGAGGCGGCGATTTCCTCTACTCCGACCTGGAATTTGAAGTGATGAAAAAAGATATCGTCCTCTGCAAAGAACTCGGCTGTAATGGCGTCGTGATCGGTATCCTTACGCCGGACGGGCGGGTCGACAAAAAACGCTGCAAAGAACTGGTCGACCTGGCATGGCCGATGGGCGTCACTTTCCATCGTGCTTTCGACATGACCGACAACCCGTTTGAAGCACTGGAAGATATCATCGGGATCGGTTGCGAGCGCATTCTCACCTCCGGCGCCCGCAATACCGCCGTGGAAGGGGCATCCCTGCTGAAAGACCTGGTGGAACGCGCCAACGACCGCATCGCCATCATGGCCGGCTCCGGCGTCAGGGCCAATAACATCGCAGACCTGGTCAAAACCACCGGCGTAACAGAATTCCATACCACCGCGAAAGCCTATGAAGAAAGCGGTATGGTGTACCGCAATCCCAATGTCAGCATGGGCGGCATTCCCGGCGTACCTGAATACGGCATCTCCCAGACCCAGCGCCAGGAAGTATTATTAATTCGTGAAAGAGGGGAAAAAGCCTTGCAGGAGATCAACCAGTAGTCTATATTAGCAGAGAATATACAATATATGCTGCACGGCCCCTGTACGGCCGTGCAAGCCTTTTAAAAGTGAACAACGAAATGAAAAAACTGATCATCGCAACCGGACTGTTGCTGGGCGGTCTATTCGCGCAGGCACAGGTCAAAGGCGTAAAACATGTCATCCTGATAGGCATGGACGGCTTTGGCGCTTATTGTTTTCCGAAAGTGGACAATCCCAATATGAAACAGCTAATGAAAGAAGGCGCGTGGACACTGCAGGCACGCAGTGTACTGCCTTCCTCTTCCGCTGTCAACTGGGCTTCCATGGTCATGGGCGCCGGACCGGAAATACATGGCTATACCGAATGGGACAGCCGTAAACCCGAACTGCCGTCCCGCACACTCGATCAATACGGCATGTTCCCTTCTATCTACACCATCCTGCGCGAACAAAAACCCAAAGCGGAAATTGGCGTGATCTACAGCTGGGAAGGAATCGGGTACCTCTTCCCCAAAGCGGCGGTCAACAAGGACCTTGGCACCAAAGACAATGACAGTCTGGCTACCGAAGCATCTGTAGCCTATATCAAAGAGAAAAAACCGGACTTCCTTTTTATACATTTTGATCAGCCGGACGGTGTTGGGCACAATATTGGTCACAATATCCAGCCTTACTTCGACCAGGTGAAAAAGAACGATGAACTGCTGGGCAAAATCCTGCAGGCTGTCAAAGATGCCGGCATCTGGGATAACACCATTATCCTCCTCACTGCCGATCATGGCGGTATCAAAAAAGGCCACGGCGGCAAAACCATGGAAGAAATGCAGATTCCCTGGATTATCCGCGGCCCGGGCGTAAAGGCAAACAAAGAGCTTGGCACCAGTGTTGTTACGTACGATACCGCTGCCACCATCGCCTGGATCTTTGGCTTGAAAACACCACAGGTATGGACCGGAAGACCTGTAACTGAAGCTTTTAAATGATTTTCGATTTTTTGATTTTCGGATGTTGGGATTTATTTGATGATTTGTTATTGAATCCCGAAATCCGTAAATCAAAAAATCGAAAATCCCTAAATCATATATGTTATGAAAAGATTGCTGCTCGTCACCGTCGTTTGTCTGACAGGATTATCACTCACAGCCCAGGTGCAAAAAGTGAAAGTACTGACCTACAACATCCATCACGGTGAAAACATGAAAGGCCTGCTCGACCTTCAGGGGATTGCCAACGTGATCCTCGCTACCAATCCGGACCTGGTAGCCCTGCAGGAAGTCGACAGTGCTACCCAACGCACTAAAAACACCGACCAGCTTAAAGAACTGGCAGCGATCACCGGCATGTACACCTACTTTGCCAAAGCAATGAACTTCGATGGCGGTGGCTATGGCACCGGTATCCTCTCCCGCTTCCCTATCACGGAAGCCATTACGCTTCCTTTACCTTCTGTCACGAAGGAAGAAGTGGAGCCGAGAGTGGCCGGCATCATCACCGTAAAACTGCCAGGCGACAGCCTGCTGCACTTTGTCAGCGCCCACCTCGATGCAGAAAAGCCCGCGGCCAATCGTATCGCACAGGCCAACCAGCTGGCGGCCTACTTTAAGGAAACAAAAACACCTGTCATCCTCGCCGGCGACTTTAACGCGCTTCCCGCCAGTAAAGAAATAAAAACACTGAAAAAGATATTCACTGACGCTACCCAGCAGATGGGGCCTACCTTCCCTGCCGACTCTCCACGCGTAAAGCTGGACTATATCATGGTCCACCCGCAAAACCGCTGGAATGTCACCGGGGCAAGGATCATCGAAGAAGCGGTAGCTTCCGACCACCGCCCCGTGCTCAGTGAACTGGAACTGAAATAACTATCATCGAAATGCTAAAAGTGTCAATGAAAAAATTGTTCTACCTGTGCCTTCTGGGTGGCACCGCCGCCCTGGGCAGCTGCTCCGGCTCCCGCCATGCAGATGCGCCCAAAGGAAAAGTAAGCATCATCCCGATGCCGGCCAGCATAACAGAAAAACAGGATTCATTCCTGCTCGACAAACACACCGTGATTGTCGCTACCGGCGAAGCTGACCGCAAAACAGCGGCCCTCTTCAATGCCTGGCTGAAGGAATTCACCGGTTATGAACTGGATATCAAAGAGACAGGCGACAGAAACGCCATTACCCTGCATACCGGCAACGACAGCACTAACGCCGAAGGTTATACGCTGAATGTGGACAACAAGGGCGTGACCATCAACGGTAACAGCGGCGCAGGCACTTTTTACGGCATACAGTCGCTCATCCAGCTGCTGCCCGTACAAAAGGCCGATGCCATGTACATCCCCGGCGTCAGCATCACCGATGCTCCCCGCTTCGCCTACCGTGGCCTCCACCTCGATGTGGGCCGTCACTTCTTCCCGGTGGAATTCATCAAAAAATATATCGATCTGCTGGCGATGCACAAATACAACACCTTCCACTGGCACCTCACGGAAGACCAGGGCTGGCGCATCGAGATCAAAAAATATCCGCGCCTGCAGGAAGTGGCCTCCAAACGTAAAGAGACCATGGCCGGACATTACACCGAGAACAACCAACAATATGACGGAAAGCCCTATGGTGGCTTCTATACACAGGAGCAGGTGAAAGAAGTGGTGAAATATGCTACTGATCATTTTGTGACCGTCATCCCTGAAATAGAAATGCCCGGCCACGCGCTGGCTGCCCTCACCGCCTATCCCAACCTGGGCTGTACCGGCGGGCCCTACGCTGTAGGCACGCGCTGGGGCGTGTATGACGACGTGTATTGCGCCGGCAACGACAGCGTGTACGCCTTCCTTCAGGATGTGCTGGACGAAGTACTGCCGTTGTTCCCCAGCAAATACATCCACATCGGAGGTGATGAATGCCCCAAAGTGCGCTGGGAAAAATGCCCTAAATGCCAGGCCCGCATGAAACAGGAAGGCCTGAAAGACGCCCATGCCCTGCAGAGCTACTTCATACAGCGCATGGAAAAATACCTGAACAGCAAAGGCCGTCAGATTATTGGCTGGGACGAAATCCTGGAAGGAGGCCTCGCCCCTAATGCCACCGTCATGAGCTGGCGAGGCATTGAAGGCGGTATCGCCGCCGCAAAACAGCATCACGATGTGATTATGACGCCAGGCAGCTACTGCTACTTTGACCATTACCAGTCACAGGGCCACAACGAACCACTGGCTATCGGCGGCTATACCCCTGTCAGCAAAGTATACAGCTACGAACCCGTGCCCGCGGAGCTGAGCAAGGAAGAAGCTAAATACATCAAAGGCGCACAGGCCAACCTGTGGACCGAATACATCGCCAATACCGATTACCTCGAGTACATGGTATATCCCCGCGCTTCCGCACTGGCAGAAGTATTGTGGACGCCGGCCGGCAAACGCAACTACGATAACTTCGTGGACAGGCTTAAAGTACATGTAAAACGCCTCGACCAGAAGAAAGTGAACTACGCCAAACATGTGTTTGAAGTGACAGGCGCCGTGACCGACAATAAAAAAGGCGGCGTGGAAGTAAAACTCGACAGCAAGCTGGATGGCGGCAAAATCGTGTATACCCTCGACAGCACCGCTCCTTCCCTGCAGTCAAAAGCCTACAGCGGCCCGGTGCAGATACAGCAGTCAGGTACCCTGCGGGCGCAGGTATTCCAAGGCGACAAACCTTTCGGTAATGAATACAGCCAGCATTTCATCTTCCACAAAGCACTGGGTAAAAAAGTGACGCTCGCAGCGCCGCCCAGCAAGGATTATGATCCGGGCAGCAGCTTCGCGCTGGTAAATGGCATTGAAGGCATCGCTTCCTATAATGACGGCCAGTGGTTTGGCTACAACGGCAAAAACATGGAAGCCGTGGTGGAACTGGACAGCATCCAGGACATCCGCCTGGTAGGCCTGAACACGCTGAACCTGCGGGCCAACTGGATTTATCCTCCCAAACAGGTCACCTTCTCCGTTTCAGAAGATGGCAAGACCTATAAAGAGATATATAAACAAACCACCTTCAATCAAACCGGTATCAACCAGGTACGAGGCAAGGTAGAGGCCCGTGGCCGTTTCGTGAAACTCAGCGCTGCCAACTTCGGCACTATTCCTGCCGGAGGAGAAGGCGCCGGTAACCCGGCCTGGCTCTTTGTAGATGAAATGATCATACAATAATTGCCCCCCGGGGCTGAAGCCCCGGGAAAATAAATTTAAATTAAATAAGAGCTAAATTTTAGCGAACATTAGCAGTATTTTATTTAATTTTCCGGCTCGTTTTTAAACCGCATCTAATCAAAAACGTTTACAAATGACGATTAATCATCAGGAAATCGAACTGATTGACAGCTTTGAGCAAATTGCCGTGGAAATCCACCCTTCTGCCAAAGAGGGTTCCAAAGCAGTAGCGCAGGAAATAGCCGCGTTAATTCGCGAAAAGGCGGCTGCCAATCAAAAATGCGTACTGGGCATGGCTACAGGCTCCACCCCTAAATATCTCTACGCCGAATTGGTTCGTCTGCACAAGGAGGAAGGACTGAGCTTCAAAAATGTGATCACCTTTAACCTCGACGAATATTATCCCATAGAGCCGGATGCGCTGCAGAGCTACAACCGCTTTATGAAAGAACACCTCTTCAATCACATCGATATCCCGGAAGGACAGTACCATATTCCTGATGGCACTATACCGAAAGATCAGATCAAAAAATATTGCGCTGATTACGACAAACGTATTGAAGACGCCGGAGGTATCGACATCCAGATCCTGGGTATCGGTAACAACGGCCACATTGGCTTCAACGAGCCGGGTTCCAACATTAACTCGCACACCCGCCTAGTAACGCTGGACAACAGCACCCGTCTGGCTAACGCCTACGAGTTCCCTAACATGAGCCAGGTGCCTCGTCTGGCCATCACCATGGGCCTGAGCACCATCTTCAAAGCCAAAAAGGTTATCCTGATGGCATGGGGCTCCCACAAAGCTAAAATCGTTTGCCGCTCAGTAGAAGGCCACAGCTCAGACCAGGTGCCTGCCTCCCTGCTGCAACAGCACCCTAACTGCACCTTCGTGATCGATGAACAGGCTTCTGCCGAGCTTACCCGCTTCAAAGAACCCTGGCTCACCGGTGACTGCGAATGGACGCCCAGCCTGATCCGCAAAGCCGTGACCAGCCTGGCCCTGAAGCTGAACAAGCCCATCCTGATGCTCACAGACAAAGACTATAACGAAAACGGTCTCAACGACCTGATCGTACAATATGGTTCTGCCTATGAGCTCAATATCAAAGAATTCAACGCCATCCGCGATACCATTACCGGCTGGCCTGGCGGCAAACCTGGTCCTCAGTTGCCTAACCATCCTGAGCGCTCCGAGCCTGCCAAAAAACGCGTGCTGATCTTCTCTCCGCACCCGGACGATGACATCATCTCCATGGGCGGTACCTTTATCCGTCTGCACGAACAAGGCCACGACGTGCACGTAGCCTACCAGACTTCCGGCAACATCGCCGTTACCGACGAGTTCCTGCTCCGTTTCATCGATTTCGCCGTAGGTTTCGAAGGCATGTTCGACATTGATAAAAGCAAAAGCTCCCAGATCCTGGATGAAGCCAAAGCCTTTATCCGCGGTAAAAAACCAAGCCAGAAGGATACGCCGGAAAACCGCGCTATCAAAGGCCTGATCCGCCGTTGCGAAGCCAAAGCAACCTGCCGTTACGTAGGTATCGCAGAAGAAAACGCCCACTTCATGAACCTGCCGTTCTACGAAACAGGTCTCGTGGAAAAGAAACCAATGGGTGAAGAAGATATCCAGCTGACAGTAGACCTGCTCCGCAAAATAAAACCTCACCAGATCTATTGCGCCGGTGACCTCGCCGATCCGCATGGTACCCACAAAGTATGTCTGGACATCATCTTCGCGGCCCTCGACAGGCTGAAACACGAAGAGTGGATGAAAGACTGCTGGGTATGGCTCTACAAAGGCGCATGGCAGGAATGGGATATCCACGAAATCGAAATGGCGGTACCCATGAGCCCCGACCAGGTGCTTCAGAAACGCCTCGGTATCTTCATCCACCAGAGCCAGAAAGACGTGGTGCCTTTCCAGGGTACCGACCTGCGCGAATTCTGGCAACGTGCGGAAGACCGCAACGCCAACACCGCTAACCTGTACGACCAGCTGGGCCTGCAGAAATACTCCGCGATGGAAGCGTTTGTACGTTACCACTTCATGTAATACCGTACTCTCCATAAAAAGCGAAGACCATCACCGGATGATGGTCTTCGCTTTTTTATTATCTGGTGTAACACGAAAAATACTACATTTACCACATGGATTTAACCCGTGCAATCGCTATTGCCACTGAGGCCCACCAGGGCCAGGTGGACAAATATGGCCAGCCCTACATCACCCATGTGCTCCGTGTCATGCAAATGGGACGTACCAACGAAGAGAAAATCGTCGGTGTATTGCATGATGTAGTGGAAGACAGTCCATGGACCTTTGAAGACCTTGCCCGTGAAGGCCTGGCGCCCCACCTGCTGGAAGCGCTTCGCTGCGTCACGAAAGAATCTGAAGAAGAGGATTACGAACATTTTGTAAACCGTACCCTGCAAAACCGTTTGGCCGCTACCGTTAAGCTCAATGATCTGACAGACAACATGGACATCCGCCGGATGACGACCGTGCAGGACAAAGATGTTACCCGACTGAACAAGTACCTGAACGCCTACCGCAAGATCGCTGCAGCGCTTATCCAGGAGAAATAATTTAAATACCTTTCCGATTAAACCATTAAATTACAGTATAAACGAAAAGCCATCAATGGAAAACGATATCCTCATTGACTTCCGGTTTATTGCCAAAGAGAAACCCCGCTTCAGCGAACTGTTCCTGATTACCGGGGAAGAACATCCGAAGTTTCCCGCCCGAAGCCAGACCTTTGCCCAACTGGCCCCGCTCGGATTTGAGCAGCTGGACGACTTTTTTGGTATCCTGAATGACGAAGAAACCGGAGACGACGTTCTGATCTGGCTTTTCCCGATGTTTAACGGCGAAGAAGTATTTCACAACAGCGGCCCTTTTGACGCTATCCGGCTTTCCTACAGCGCGCTGCGTAATGCACCGGCCAACATCACCCTCCTGGAGACATGCTTTAACGCCATCAAAGCACTCCCCGATGTGGAAGTCCGCTTTGAAGATGCAAAAATCACCAGCTTCGATGCCGTACAGAAAAAAAATGATGAAATAGTCGCCCACTGGCGCGCCAACAACATCGAACCAGGCTCCGATGAAAGCCTCCTGATCGAAGAAGATGAAGATGACTGGGATGAAGACGAAGACTGGGACGAAAGCGAAGAGTGGGAAGATGATACCGAGACCAAGAAAAAGTAATAACTTATTGATACCAAGCAGGCTTACAGCCTGCTTTTTTTATTCATATATTTTCGTACATTAGAGCATTACCTATACCACCACAACACACTGCCAACGATGAATAACAAAGCCAACACCAAAGGCCCGGCTACGCTGTTAATTGTAGCCTGTTTTGTGCTGATACTGCTCATTTCCGGCATCCCATCCACCCGCCGGCTCAGTAAAGCCAGTTGCAAACCCGTTACCGGCCAGGTAACAACAATCACCAAAAGCTCGCCCGGTTACGTTATCCATCTCAAAAATGATCCAAGGATCTACTATATCAAACCCGCTTCCCTGCCATCAGCCACTATGAGCAGCCTGGAGCAGCAACTGCAGGGCCGCCCGGTGCAACTGTTCACCTCCTCCGCCTGGTCGCCGCTCGATCCCTTCTCCAGCATGAAGGAAATCCGCCGGCTTCAGATAGGCGACGACGTTATCTTCTCCGAATACTGATATCAGGACAAACGACGAAAGTCAAAGTGCCGGGCAATGATGTAGTCGCTGCCCAGAAATAATATTTTTCCCCTTTCCATAAAGTCATGCCTACGGCGCCCCTCGATCATGGACCAGCTGATTCCATGCCTGTCAAGGCAGGCAGCATACACGTTCAGCAAGCGTACCGGCCCTTGTGCCAATAAGCCGGCGCCGTGCGTTAATGCACTCAGCCTGTCCTCTTCAAGGTACTGATCAAACGACAACCACCGCTCCGTTTCCTGCTGATGCGCCACCCATAATTCCATGAACAAGGCCGGCATATCTGTTACCCTGCCATTGAAATACAACGATCCCGATTCCATCGTGTATTCCCATAACAACGGGTGATCATTATCCCAATACAATCCGTCAAAGTAACGCCGGGTACAACTACTCTTTACATATCCTTCCGCCATCACTTCCCAATACTGTGTAAAACTATCCACCTCATCAGCATTAACGGTAATGGCTATGGTAATAACCGGCTTTTCCGCAGTAAAATCCATTTTTATTAGCTGAAAACTATATTCATCTTCCGCATACAAATCCAGTAAATTCGATAACTCGTCTGGTATCATCATCTAAAAATTAATGCACATAAAATTATTCAATTCCGTTCAGATCCCTGAAACCTCACGCCTGATTGGATAATTTTAACTATCTTAGGCTCCTGTGTACCAATCAATTATGAAGAATTTTTGTTATTTGGCACTGGTGATGTTGTTGTTTGCCTGCCATTCAGATAAACACAGCAGGTTTGGTAATGAAGACGAAACCACTACCGGTGCCGCTACCACAACTGCCAAGAAGAAACCTGCCAACAAAAAGCTCGCTGCCAGCGTTGGCGCGGCTGTCATCGGAGAAAGAGTATCTCCCGGTACGGTCATCCGCTCCGGTCCCAAAGGCGATGTCATTGCCACCCTCAACGACTATATACCGGTCCACTGCGCCCCGGCGAAAGACGGCTGGTACCCTGTCAGCGTAGATATTGACATC
The Chitinophaga varians genome window above contains:
- a CDS encoding copper homeostasis protein CutC — encoded protein: MSFVLEICAASVASCIAAEEGGASRIELCDNLLEGGTTPSYATIAVAREKVKIDLYPIIRPRGGDFLYSDLEFEVMKKDIVLCKELGCNGVVIGILTPDGRVDKKRCKELVDLAWPMGVTFHRAFDMTDNPFEALEDIIGIGCERILTSGARNTAVEGASLLKDLVERANDRIAIMAGSGVRANNIADLVKTTGVTEFHTTAKAYEESGMVYRNPNVSMGGIPGVPEYGISQTQRQEVLLIRERGEKALQEINQ
- a CDS encoding alkaline phosphatase, with the translated sequence MKKLIIATGLLLGGLFAQAQVKGVKHVILIGMDGFGAYCFPKVDNPNMKQLMKEGAWTLQARSVLPSSSAVNWASMVMGAGPEIHGYTEWDSRKPELPSRTLDQYGMFPSIYTILREQKPKAEIGVIYSWEGIGYLFPKAAVNKDLGTKDNDSLATEASVAYIKEKKPDFLFIHFDQPDGVGHNIGHNIQPYFDQVKKNDELLGKILQAVKDAGIWDNTIILLTADHGGIKKGHGGKTMEEMQIPWIIRGPGVKANKELGTSVVTYDTAATIAWIFGLKTPQVWTGRPVTEAFK
- a CDS encoding endonuclease/exonuclease/phosphatase family protein, which gives rise to MKRLLLVTVVCLTGLSLTAQVQKVKVLTYNIHHGENMKGLLDLQGIANVILATNPDLVALQEVDSATQRTKNTDQLKELAAITGMYTYFAKAMNFDGGGYGTGILSRFPITEAITLPLPSVTKEEVEPRVAGIITVKLPGDSLLHFVSAHLDAEKPAANRIAQANQLAAYFKETKTPVILAGDFNALPASKEIKTLKKIFTDATQQMGPTFPADSPRVKLDYIMVHPQNRWNVTGARIIEEAVASDHRPVLSELELK
- a CDS encoding beta-N-acetylhexosaminidase, with protein sequence MKKLFYLCLLGGTAALGSCSGSRHADAPKGKVSIIPMPASITEKQDSFLLDKHTVIVATGEADRKTAALFNAWLKEFTGYELDIKETGDRNAITLHTGNDSTNAEGYTLNVDNKGVTINGNSGAGTFYGIQSLIQLLPVQKADAMYIPGVSITDAPRFAYRGLHLDVGRHFFPVEFIKKYIDLLAMHKYNTFHWHLTEDQGWRIEIKKYPRLQEVASKRKETMAGHYTENNQQYDGKPYGGFYTQEQVKEVVKYATDHFVTVIPEIEMPGHALAALTAYPNLGCTGGPYAVGTRWGVYDDVYCAGNDSVYAFLQDVLDEVLPLFPSKYIHIGGDECPKVRWEKCPKCQARMKQEGLKDAHALQSYFIQRMEKYLNSKGRQIIGWDEILEGGLAPNATVMSWRGIEGGIAAAKQHHDVIMTPGSYCYFDHYQSQGHNEPLAIGGYTPVSKVYSYEPVPAELSKEEAKYIKGAQANLWTEYIANTDYLEYMVYPRASALAEVLWTPAGKRNYDNFVDRLKVHVKRLDQKKVNYAKHVFEVTGAVTDNKKGGVEVKLDSKLDGGKIVYTLDSTAPSLQSKAYSGPVQIQQSGTLRAQVFQGDKPFGNEYSQHFIFHKALGKKVTLAAPPSKDYDPGSSFALVNGIEGIASYNDGQWFGYNGKNMEAVVELDSIQDIRLVGLNTLNLRANWIYPPKQVTFSVSEDGKTYKEIYKQTTFNQTGINQVRGKVEARGRFVKLSAANFGTIPAGGEGAGNPAWLFVDEMIIQ
- a CDS encoding phosphohydrolase, which codes for MDLTRAIAIATEAHQGQVDKYGQPYITHVLRVMQMGRTNEEKIVGVLHDVVEDSPWTFEDLAREGLAPHLLEALRCVTKESEEEDYEHFVNRTLQNRLAATVKLNDLTDNMDIRRMTTVQDKDVTRLNKYLNAYRKIAAALIQEK